Proteins encoded in a region of the Carassius gibelio isolate Cgi1373 ecotype wild population from Czech Republic chromosome B5, carGib1.2-hapl.c, whole genome shotgun sequence genome:
- the LOC127957976 gene encoding nuclear receptor corepressor 1 isoform X17, with amino-acid sequence MKITRPSQEDKTDDKNEEDKAEKSEKKEDEEKKEEEEKDEKEDSKDISKDKEKCEGEEEEGKEQSTARGRKTANSQGRRKGRITTRSMANNEAASVVAEETPPQPPEPVLPEPTPSSKPEPVQKPTREPAKPSPAASTETRGAVEAGETSRWTEEEMEIAKKGLVEHGRDWTAIAKMVGTKSEAQCKNFYFNNKRRYSLDNLLRQHKGSRRLRGNRDPSQSDPAPDDDEESDGPDYSSDTESAPSPTQTDPTKSDGLTHANSALDGVSDQDVTANKGPVADAKGQEPPYGELQVKVEKSPEGGAEDMLPQDERAHSAYEMQIHPKSETQDVEMTTPSSERAQVQVKTEPKVKDKEEKQVEQHHSDNDSSATCSADEDVEAEPDRQRLFSLEKPSLLGPAGSVVVSSPKFLNVQQLQHRAATIPPMVSPHSLYPHLAFRYAPLDRDRAQPPRHVSAPYGHSNVPGGALSGFAMFQHQIKAVHESVQEDKQRLDQNESDRRPRVTTHSPTVVDREGKPFTYMPYDLKLMEQESHGGVGRPGSPYRLSPREPNKASPQPDASNANRYSVPPVLQPAPNQAVQNLSDVRMTFSRHRPPNIPSPPPLIPTSKPTDKPSFIQGGSISQGTPGTYLPSQTHAVYVPEVVKTTGGSISLGLPRQQDPAKPVSYIKQEECSPRGQSAQAEGLLSRAQYDGVVRGPIQIPDMRGPPGKGSEGMTFRGGSITQGTPALTQSSVAADLLKGTIAKLATEDLSSPEKSRAEARVIYEGKSGHILSFDAIKNSREGTRSPLKRPYDIMEGSRGHPTRETAPYEGLISRALPRESPHESKDRAILTGSIMQGTPRASAEVYDEASMYGKQIKRESPPIRSFEGGITKGKPYEAVNTIKEMGRSIHEIPRKETQDSRKTPVLEGSITQGIPLKYEGSTVNPSAIKHNVKSLITSPMKISHSAMEAAERERAKYDDVKSSERVRHTSVVNSTSVLRSTHTEAGKSQLSPIMYEDSNARRTPTYTGTSISRSSPLLRGQDGSITTGKPASHERKNTLTPTQRDSVPAKSPVSGGEPRASHSPFDPHHRPVVPGEVYRTHLPPHLDPSLAFHQSSFSRVLDPAYMFPRQQSPTGYPNTYQLYTMENTRQTILNDYITSQQMQVIPRPDVTRGLSPRDPSIAIPYPPARGIIDLAQMPPTILLPHPGGTGSPSLDRITYIPGPQTPFPPRAFNPASISPGHPAHHSATAAIVERERESQREKERERERERDRVREMDQRERERAAVEYMRGGSEQPGRPGSRSFLRSTSPSVRSQEGVVQQRPSIFQGTNSKSVITPLMQMPSQAATSQASRYSAADALAALVDAAASAPQMEVAKVKEGKHSNSSSREEDMMTSRRAAQESQEVERRSVQSPYGDMSHPSGKPPHPAYAEGGGAAGSKEKAPPTKSRMEEELRTHGKTTITAANFIDVIITRQIAPDKDSRERGSQSSDSSSSMSSSRYDAQGGIEVISPANSPALREEKNEGPFPSEKSSGLRFDINRFRQSGDSGPSAPQQPPSSQADSYGPVPKTHRIMTLADHISHIITQDFAKSQDLPPSSSSLPSSSSSSSLSSTFSSGMGGGVGRVKPHNRYSPENPAPTAHHQRPPSRVSPENSSDKPRARPGRSPDRGRGPESYEPISPPQGYSGLDKQDASVVQSQRREQDLPEQRTDSRSPGSSSYLPSFFTKLESTSPMVMSKKQEIIRKAEVGNAQPGTEIFNLPAVTSSNSVNPRNHSFSDPASNLGLEDIIRKALMGNMEEKQEEPQQQQQQQQAQLGTGNSSGSMSSISDGRQEASPSPNTAGKQKLQSKASSRKSKSPNPGQAYSAGERPSSVSSVHSEGDYHRQAPTWAWEDRPSSTGSMQFPYNPLTMRMLSSTPPTSMACPSPSMQSQQQQQGGTSGPVASTRAWEREPPLLSEQYETLSDSDD; translated from the exons ATAACACGACCGTCACAGGAAGACAAGACAGACGACAAGAACGAAGAGGACAAAGCGGAGAAATCGGAGAAGAAAGAGGACgaggagaagaaggaagaggaggagaaagatGAAAAAGAGGACTCTAA GGACATCAGTAAAGATAAAGAGAAGTGTgagggagaggaggaagagggtaAGGAGCAAAGCACGGCACGCGGCCGAAAGACCGCCAACAGCCAGGGACGCCGTAAGGGCCGCATCACCACCCGCTCCATGGCCAATAATGAAGCTGCATCTGTGGTGGCAGAGGAAACACCTCCACAACCACCTGAACCAG TTCTGCCGGAGCCCACACCCTCCTCTAAACCCGAGCCGGTGCAGAAACCAACACGAGAGCCTGCAAAACCCTCACCTGCAGCCAGCACAGAGACACGAG GCGCAGTTGAAGCTGGAGAGACGTCTCGCTGGACGGAGGAGGAGATGGAGATCGCCAAAAAAG GGCTGGTTGAACATGGTAGGGACTGGACAGCCATTGCTAAGATGGTAGGCACTAAAAGTGAAGCTCAGTGTAAGAACTTTTACTTCAACAACAAGAGACGATACAGCCTAGACAATCTACTACGGCAACACAAG GGTTCCCGGCGGCTCCGTGGAAATCGAGACCCATCACAGAGCGATCCTGCgcctgatgatgatgaggagagTGACG GTCCCGATTACAGTTCTGACACAGAGAGTGCGCCTTCTCCAACTCAAACGGATCCCACCAAATCCGACGGGCTAACGCATGCCAATTCAGCTCTGGATGGTGTGTCAGACCAGGACGTCACGGCAAACAAAGGCCCAGTGGCAGATGCCAAGGGCCAGGAGCCTCCGTATGGTGAGCTACAGGTGAAAGTTGAGAAGAGTCCAGAAGGAGGAGCTGAAGACATGCTTCCTCAGGATGAGCGTGCACACTCTGCATACGAAATGCAGATCCATCCGAAAAGTGAGACACAGGATGTGGAGATGACCACTCCTAGCAGCGAAAGAGCACAGGTGCAGGTGAAGACCGAGCCGAAGGTCAAGGACAAGGAGGAAAAACAGGTGGAGCAACACCACTCCGATAATGACTCTAGCGCCACCTGCAGTGCGGATGAGGATGTGGAGGCTGAACCTGACCGACAAAG ACTTTTCTCTCTGGAGAAGCCGTCATTGCTTGGCCCTGCAGGCTCAGTGGTCGTGTCCTCACCCAAATTCCTCAACGTGCAGCAGCTACAGCATCGGGCCGCCACCATCCCCCCTATGGTCAGTCCCCATAGCCTCTACCCCCACTTAGCATTCAGATATGCCCCTCTGGACAGAGACAGGGCCCAGCCACCCCGCCAC GTTTCAGCTCCATACGGTCACAGCAACGTTCCCGGAGGAGCGTTGAGCGGCTTTGCTATGTTCCAGCACCAAATCAAAGCTGTACATGAGTCAGTGCAGGAGGACAAGCAGAGACTGGATCAGAACGAGTCTGACCGCAGACCGCGGGTCACCACCCACAGCCCCACTGTAGTGGACAGAGAAG GTAAGCCATTCACTTATATGCCATATGACCTGAAGCTGATGGAGCAGGAATCTCACGGTGGAGTGGGCAGACCGGGTTCTCCGTACAGACTGTCTCCTCGTGAGCCTAACAAAGCCTCACCCCAGCCCGATGCCAGTAACGCCAACCGCTACAGTGTACCTCCAG TTCTCCAGCCGGCACCAAACCAGGCGGTTCAGAATCTTTCAGATGTCCGCATGACGTTTTCCCGTCACAGGCCGCCCAACATTCCGTCTCCTCCGCCCCTCATTCCCACTTCCAAACCCACCGACAAGCCCTCCTTCATTCAGGGAGGCTCCATTTCACAG GGAACGCCAGGAACGTACCTTCCTTCTCAAACGCACGCTGTGTACGTACCGGAGGTAGTCAAGACCACAGGAGGGTCAATCTCACTCGGTTTACCAAGACAGCAGGACCCTGCCAAACCTG tGTCATATATTAAGCAGGAGGAGTGTTCTCCACGTGGACAGAGCGCTCAGGCGGAGGGACTCTTATCCAGAGCTCAGTATGATGGAGTTGTCAGAG GACCCATACAGATTCCAGACATGAGAGGGCCACCTGGAAAAGGCTCAGAGGGCATGACTTTCAGAGGAGGCTCCATTACGCAG GGCACTCCTGCCCTGACTCAGTCCAGTGTAGCAGCAGATCTGTTGAAAGGCACTATTGCTAAACTGGCCACAGAGGACCTGAGCAGCCCAGAGAAGAGCCGAGCTGAAGCTCGCGTTATCTACGAAGGCAAAAGCGGACACATCCTCTCTTTTGATG CCATTAAGAACTCTAGAGAGGGCACTAGAAGCCCACTCAAGCGCCCATATGACATCATGGAGGGGTCCCGTGGACACCCAACACGTGAGACAGCACCTTATGAAG GTTTGATCAGCAGAGCATTGCCAAGAGAAAGTCCTCACGAGTCCAAGGATCGAGCCATACTCACAGGATCCATCATGCAAG GAACACCAAGAGCCTCTGCTGAAGTCTATGATGAGGCGTCCATGTACGGTAAACAGATCAAGAGGGAAAGTCCACCCATACGCTCTTTTGAGGGAGGCATCACAAAGGGTAAACCGTATGAGGCGGTGAACACCATAAAGGAGATGGGCCGCTCAATTCACGAGATTCCCCGTAAGGAGACTCAAGATAGTCGTAAAACTCCTGTTCTGGAAGGATCCATTACTCAG GGTATTCCTCTGAAGTACGAGGGCAGTACTGTGAACCCGTCCGCCATCAAGCACAATGTTAAGTCTCTGATCACAAGCCCAATGAAGATCTCACACTCTGCCATGGAGGCAGCTGAGCGTGAGAGGGCCAAGTACGATGATGTGAAGTCGTCCGAACGCGTCCGGCACACCTCTGTAGTGAACTCCACATCTGTCCTTCGCTCCACACACACAGAAGCGGGAAAATCTCAGCTCAGTCCAATCATGTATGAGGACAGCAATGCACGCAGAACCCCTACATACACCGGCACCTCCATATCCAGAAGTTCACCTCTGCTGCGAGGGCAAGACG gAAGTATAACAACAGGTAAACCAGCTTCTCATGAGAGGAAGAACACACTGACTCCAACCCAGAGGGACAGTGTGCCCGCCAAGTCACCGGTGTCTGGGGGTGAACCTCGTGCTTCTCACAGCCCGTTTGACCCCCACCATAGACCTGTGGTACCTGGAGAAGTGTACAGGACTCACCTGCCACCACACCTGGACCCCAGCCTCGCTTTTCACCAGTCATCTTTTTCACGAGTCCTCGACCCAG CGTACATGTTCCCACGGCAACAATCGCCGACCGGTTACCCCAACACATACCAGCTGTACACCATGGAAAACACTCGGCAGACCATTCTGAACGATTACATCACCTCGCAGCAGATGCAGGTCATACCGCGCCCTGATGTCACGAGGGGACTGTCCCCACGGGACCCGTCCATTGCCATCCCATACCCACCAGCTAGAG GAATAATTGATCTAGCCCAGATGCCACCTACCATCCTGTTACCTCACCCTGGGGGGACAGGTTCCCCCTCCCTGGACCGCATCACCTACATCCCTGGACCTCAGACCCCTTTCCCTCCTAGGGCATTCAACCCTGCCTCCATATCTCCAG GACATCCTGCCCATCACAGTGCCACTGCAGCTATtgtggagagggagagagagagtcagagagagaaGGAACGCGAGAGGGAAAGGGAAAGAGACCGGGTGCGAGAAATGGATCAGAGAGAACGGGAACGCGCAGCGGTGGAATATATGCGTGGAG GTTCTGAGCAACCTGGCCGACCAGGCAGCCGTAGTTTTCTGCGTTCCACTTCACCTTCTGTGAGATCACAGGAAGGCGTCGTCCAACAGCGGCCGAGCATCTTCCAGGGCACCAACTCCAAGAGCGTCATTACACCACTCAT GCAAATGCCATCACAAGCAGCTACATCTCAAGCCAGCCGATACAGTGCAGCTGATGCCCTCGCCGCCCTGGTGGACGCTGCTGCCTCTGCCCCGCAGATGGAGGTTGCGAAAGTCAAGGAGGGCAAGCATAGTAACAGTAGCTCCCGGGAGGAAGACATGATGACATCACGGCGAGCAGCACAGGAGTCGCAAGAGGTGGAGCGTCGTTCCGTGCAGTCTCCATATGGGGACATGTCACATCCTAGTGGGAAACCTCCCCATCCTGCGTATGCAGAGGGTGGAGGAGCTGCAGGGAGCAAAGAGAAAGCCCCACCGACCAAGTCACGCATGGAGGAGGAGCTACGCACACATGGGAAGACCACCATAACTGCTGCAAACTTTATTGATGTCATCATCACGCGCCAGATTGCCCCAGATAAGGATTCCCGTGAGAGAGGCTCACAGAGCTCGGACTCCTCCAGCAGCA TGTCGTCCAGTCGTTACGATGCTCAGGGTGGAATTGAGGTGATCAGCCCAGCTAACTCTCCAGCCTTAAGAGAAGAGAAGAACGAAGGCCCTTTCCCATCAGAAAAGAGCTCAG GATTAAGGTTTGACATTAACCGGTTCAGGCAGTCGGGAGATTCAGGACCATCTGCGCCTCAACAGCCCCCTTCCTCGCAGGCAGACAGTTATGGGCCTGTCCCGAAAACGCACCGCATCATGACCTTAGCTGACCACATTTCG CATATCATTACGCAAGACTTCGCCAAGAGCCAAGATCTTCCCCCATCATCCAGCTCGCTGCcttcctcttcatcctcctcctcgcTCTCCTCCACTTTCAGCTCTGGTATGGGAGGAGGTGTAGGTCGAGTTAAACCCCATAACCGCTATAGCCCCGAAAACCCAGCTCCTACTGCACACCACCAGAGACCACCAAGCAGAGTTTCCCCCGAGAACTCCTCCGATAAACCCAGAGCCAG GCCAGGTAGGTCTCCTGATCGAGGACGAGGACCAGAGAGCTATGAGCCCATCTCTCCCCCTCAGGGTTATTCTGGGTTGGATAAACAGGACGCCTCTGTAGTTCAGAGTCAGAGACGAGAGCAGGATCTCCCTGAACAGAG GACTGACTCGCGGTCACCAGGCAGCAGCAGTTACCTCCCCTCTTTCTTCACCAAACTGGAAAGCACGTCTCCTATGGTCATGTCCAAAAAGCAGGAGATCATCCGGAAGGCAGAAGTCG GTAATGCTCAGCCAGGCACAGAGATCTTCAATCTCCCAGCAGTAACATCGTCAA ACAGTGTAAACCCCAGAAACCACTCGTTTAGTGATCCAGCCAGTAATCTGGGTCTGGAGGACATCATCAGGAAGGCTCTGATGGGGAACATGGAGGAGAAGCAGGAGGagccacagcagcagcagcagcagcagcaagccCAGCTGGGGACAGGAAACAGCTCAGGCAGCATGAGCAGTATTTCAGACGGCCGACAGGAGGCCAGCCCGTCCCCTAACACAG CAGGAAAGCAGAAGCTTCAGAGCAAAGCTAGCAGCAGGAAATCAAAGTCTCCTAACCCAGGCCAGGCGTACTCTGCTGGAGAGCGGCCCTCTTCTGTGTCCTCGGTTCATTCGGAGGGCGATTACCACAGACAGGCTCCCACCTGGGCTTGGGAGGACCGGCCGTCATCCACAG GTTCCATGCAGTTCCCCTATAACCCCCTGACGATGCGCATGCTCAGTAGTACCCCTCCCACCTCCATGGCCTGCCCATCTCCCTCCATGCAGTCCCAGCAGCAGCAACAGGGTGGCACCTCTGGCCCCGTGGCCTCAACACGTGCATGGGAGAGAGAGCCACCGCTTCTGTCAGAGCAGTACGAGACCCTCTCAGACAGCGACGACTGA